The genomic stretch CTGTACTTCTCGTTCCCCGAGTCGAACCTGCAAAAGAAAGTGGCGCGCTTCGTAAAGCGAACGCCGCTCACGGAAGAAAATTTTACTGGGTTGTTGAAGGCCCATTTGGAAAGTGAGGTGGCGGTATGAGCGTGTTGATGGGTGGAATTGTTGGCGGCCTCAACGCAAAACAACCTGATGCTCAAGCCATCATCAATGACTTCAAGAAGTGCCTGAAGGATTACCGCGAGCATGCCGAAGCCTGGTACGGCGGCATTCTGGATGCGGAGCAGCAATTCAAGGTCGGGGACGAAGTCAGCACGGCGGACAAGGACAGCAAAAAGGAAAACACCCTTTATGCCAACTGCCCCGCGAATGGCAAGCTCGTGCTTGTGCACAGTTTCGAATCCGCTCGTTTTGTACCGATCGGCAATACGCCAGTGCGCTTGACCCCTGTGGTCGATGGTCGCTTCATCGGCAAGAATGAAGTCGGGCCGGCGATCAACAAGACCATCGACGCAACCGGAATCCTCGAAGTCTCCGGACTCACGCCCAACCAGCAATACAAAATCACCTTTTTCCCTAATCCTACGCCTGCCCAGATCGACAGCCTGTTCAACTCCTATCAGGGCGTGATCGGCGAACTCGGAGGCTGGCTGCAGACGGAGTGGAGCACCAGTTTCCTGCCGCTCTGGCAGGCGCATACCAATGCATCGATGGGTGGACGTGTCCTGCAAGAGCTGGAGGCTGCGTGGGAGGGTTTCCTGAAAGCGATCATGGGCTTGTGGGGCGATATCACGAGCCTTTACGACCTGGTCGCGCACCCTCGCGAGAACTACGAAAAACTGAAAAACTTCTTCACCGAAGAACAGATCAAGAAAATTTATGATGCCTCTGCCGAGGCTATTCAAACTGCCCTGCTGATCGCCAGCGATGAGCCACTGATGTGGATTTACGTCGCAGCCATCGTGGCCTGGGTGAGAATGCTGCCGCCACAGACCTGCACTGAAGTTCTGGCCCAGATGAGCACAGAGTTCCTGCTGAACATTCTGGTCGGTATCGTCCTGACCGGCGGTCTCGGTCTGGCAGTACGTGTGGGCACAAAAGTCATCAAGGGCGTCCAAAGCAGCGGCAAAGTCGTGAAGTTGATTGAAGACTTCACTGGCATGCTGATGAAGGTGAGCAAGTCCAAAGCGGCACCACATGCCGAGACATCGAAGCCTTTGCTGCTCAATGGCGATTCAAAGTTCAACCCGGCGCGTAAAGCCGACATCAAGATTGCGGATCCCAAACCTGCTGAAACCGCGACACCGCCGAAGCAGTGGCATCCTGTCGAAGGGAAAGTTAAGTCCGATGCGCAGGTGCAGACCCGCAGAAAAAATGAACCAACTTCCCAGATCGAACAAGTAGAACACGTCGACAATGCTCCCCAGCAGTCGAAAAACCCGGCTGATCAACCGTCCAAATGCGTCAATGAGACGTGCGCCAAAGACGACCCTATTTCAATGGTGACGGGTGAGGAATTGCTCACGCTCACCGACGGCGAGCTGGGTGGTCTGCTGCCTCTGGAATGGACGCGCCTGTACCGCAGCAGTGCCGTCGAGATTGACAGTCGACTCGGACATGGCTGGAGCCACTCGCTGTCTCATCGTTTGCAAATCGACGACGAAGGTGTCCTTTGGACAGATAACGAAAACCGTCAGACCCGGTTTCCGATGCCGACCGAACAACGGCCGGCCATCACCAACAGCTTGGCTCAAGCGGCAATTTACCTCGGCGATGCACCTGGCGAATTGATCCTGACACAGGCAGGCCCCAAAGCACGCTTCTACCATTTCCGTGCCGGGCGATTGTCAACTGTAAGTGATGCCTATGAAAACCGCCTGCACCTCAGCTATGACTTTGTCGATCGCATCCAACGCATCGATAACGGTGCTGGGCGATCTTTGCTGCTTCGCTATGACGATCGTCACATTGTGGCCGTGGATCACCAACAGCAGCGCGCCGAATACAACGAGCGCGGTGAACGCCAGGATCCTTGGCTAACCATTCAGACGTTAGTCACCTACCGCTACAACGCTCGCAATCAACTCGTATCGGCGATCAACGCCGTGGGCGAAGCCGAGCATTACCGCTACAACGACCAACACGTCATTGTGGAGCGGCAATTAGCCGGTGGCGCCAGTTTTTATTGGGAATGGGAACGTGAAGGTAAGCTTTCGCGATGCGTCCGTCATTGGGCCAACTATTCACAATTGGAAGCACGCTACGAATGGGACGATAAGGGCTCAGTCACCGCCTACAACTCAGACGGCAGCGAGCAGGTCTATGTGCATGATGAGAATGCACGGCTGCTCAGCGAGACAGCTCCCGATGGCGGTGAAACGCGAAATGCGTACGACGATCATGGACGTCTGATCGCCGTTAAAGATCCGATGGGCGCGATCACTGAATACCAGTACAACGACTCGGGGCGTTTGAAGGCGGTCATCCCGCCGGAAGGTGTTCCTACCCGTTACAACTATTTCAACGGCCAACTCGTTGATGTTCGGCGAGGCAAGGCCCGCTGGAAATACGAACGCAACCGTCAGGGTGATATCACCCAGCAAACCGATCCCGACGGCAATGAAACCCACTACAGCTACAACCACAAGGGTCAACTGACAGAAATTCGCCACCCGGACGGCAGCCGCCATCAGTTGGGCTGGAACAACCTCGGCCAACTGCTGGAAGAGCGCCTGCCCGACGGCGGGCAATGCAAGTACCGCTACGACGCGCTAGGCCGGCAGATCACCCGCCAAGATGAATTTGGCGCTATCACTCAGTATCAGTGGGATGCCGTTGATCGCCTGACCCAAGTCACCTTGCCTGGCGGTGCTACCCGCGCGTTCAGCTATAACCCTTACGGCCGCGTCACCGCAGAACGTGACGAACTCGGTCGCATCACCCGCTACGAGTACGCCGACAACCTTCACCTGGTCAGCCGCCGTATCAACCCGGACGGCAGCCAACTGCGCTACCGCTACGACAATGCCGGTCTGTTGCTCACCGACATCGAAAACGAACGCGGCGAGCACTACCACCTCGACTACTACAGCAACGGCCTGATCCAGCAGGAAACCGGCTTCGACGGCCGCCGCACCGCCTACGAATACGACCTCAACGGCCAACTGCTGAAGAAGACCGAGTTCGGCGACGACGCCAGCGAACTGGTGACCGAGTACCAGCGCGACGCCGCCGGCCGCCTGCTGGTGAAGACCCTGCCCGACGGCGCGGAAGTCCACTACAGCTACGACGCCCTCGGCCGCCTGGTCAACGTCGACGACGGCCACTGGCCCCTCGCGTATGAGTACGACCTGCAGGATCGGCTGACTACCGAGCACCAGGGCTGGGGCACCACGCGCTACGAGTACGACAGCGTCGGCCAACTCAAGCATTGCCGCCTCCCCGACGGCAGCACGCTCGACTACCGCCACCTGCCCGGCGGCCAGCTCAGCGGCATCGACCTCAACGGCTCGCGCCTCACCAGTCACCAGTTCAGCGCCGGCCGCGAACAGCAACGCCAGCAAGGCCTGCTGCTCAGCCAATACCAATACGATGAACAAGGGCGGCTGCAGGCCCACAGCGTCAGCCAGCGCGACAAGAACCTGTTCCAGCGCCGCTACGCCTACGACGCCAACGGCAACCTCGCCGGCATCGACGACAGCCGCAAGGGCAACCGCAGCTTCCACTACGACCCACTCGACCGCCTCATCAGCGTGCGCGGCGCCACCCCGGAAAGCTTCGCCCACGACCCCGCCGGCAACCTCCTCGGCCAGAACGACCTGCCCGTCGCCAACCTGGCCAACGTCAAGGGCAACCGCCTGCTGATGCAGGGCGACCGCCACTACGACTACGACGCCCACGGCAACCTGATCCGCGAACGCCGCGGCGCCGGCCAGAAGCTCGTCACCGAGTACCGCTACGACGCCCAGCACCGCCTGGTCGGCGTCATCCTGCCCGGCGGCGGCACCGCCAGCTACAAATACGACGCCTTCGGCCGCCGCATCGAGAAGACCGTCGACGGCCACACCACCGAGTTCCTCTGGCAAGGCGAACGCCTGATCGCCGAAAGCGCCGACAACCGCTACCGCAGCTACATCTACGAACCGGGCACCTTCCGCCCGCTCGCGATGCTCGACGGCGAAGGCCCGCGCCGGGCCACGCCGTTCTACTACCAGCTCGACCACCTCGGCACCCCGCAGGAACTCACCGACTACAGCGGCGAGATCATGTGGTCGGCCAAGTACCGCGCCTACGGCAACCTCGCCGCCCTCGACGTGGCGGAAATCGACAACCCGCTGCGCTTCCAGGGCCAGTACTTCGACGCGGAGACAGGCCTACACTACAACCGCCATCGCTACTACAATCCGGGGACTGGACGGTTTTTGACACCGGACCCGATCAAGCTGGCGGGTGGGTTGAACAACTACCAGTACGTGCCTAACCCTACGGGGTGGGTGGATCCGTTGGGGTTGAATGGGTGTCCCGGTGCTGGTGATGGAAAACCAACAAAACCTTCGGAACCCCCATCAGCTAAAGCAACTGTAAATGAAGGATCTCCACCACCACCTACTCCCCCCCAAAAGGATAAGTGGAGCCGAGAGCCTAAGAGCATTCAGGATCAGAT from Pseudomonas ekonensis encodes the following:
- a CDS encoding RHS repeat-associated core domain-containing protein produces the protein MSVLMGGIVGGLNAKQPDAQAIINDFKKCLKDYREHAEAWYGGILDAEQQFKVGDEVSTADKDSKKENTLYANCPANGKLVLVHSFESARFVPIGNTPVRLTPVVDGRFIGKNEVGPAINKTIDATGILEVSGLTPNQQYKITFFPNPTPAQIDSLFNSYQGVIGELGGWLQTEWSTSFLPLWQAHTNASMGGRVLQELEAAWEGFLKAIMGLWGDITSLYDLVAHPRENYEKLKNFFTEEQIKKIYDASAEAIQTALLIASDEPLMWIYVAAIVAWVRMLPPQTCTEVLAQMSTEFLLNILVGIVLTGGLGLAVRVGTKVIKGVQSSGKVVKLIEDFTGMLMKVSKSKAAPHAETSKPLLLNGDSKFNPARKADIKIADPKPAETATPPKQWHPVEGKVKSDAQVQTRRKNEPTSQIEQVEHVDNAPQQSKNPADQPSKCVNETCAKDDPISMVTGEELLTLTDGELGGLLPLEWTRLYRSSAVEIDSRLGHGWSHSLSHRLQIDDEGVLWTDNENRQTRFPMPTEQRPAITNSLAQAAIYLGDAPGELILTQAGPKARFYHFRAGRLSTVSDAYENRLHLSYDFVDRIQRIDNGAGRSLLLRYDDRHIVAVDHQQQRAEYNERGERQDPWLTIQTLVTYRYNARNQLVSAINAVGEAEHYRYNDQHVIVERQLAGGASFYWEWEREGKLSRCVRHWANYSQLEARYEWDDKGSVTAYNSDGSEQVYVHDENARLLSETAPDGGETRNAYDDHGRLIAVKDPMGAITEYQYNDSGRLKAVIPPEGVPTRYNYFNGQLVDVRRGKARWKYERNRQGDITQQTDPDGNETHYSYNHKGQLTEIRHPDGSRHQLGWNNLGQLLEERLPDGGQCKYRYDALGRQITRQDEFGAITQYQWDAVDRLTQVTLPGGATRAFSYNPYGRVTAERDELGRITRYEYADNLHLVSRRINPDGSQLRYRYDNAGLLLTDIENERGEHYHLDYYSNGLIQQETGFDGRRTAYEYDLNGQLLKKTEFGDDASELVTEYQRDAAGRLLVKTLPDGAEVHYSYDALGRLVNVDDGHWPLAYEYDLQDRLTTEHQGWGTTRYEYDSVGQLKHCRLPDGSTLDYRHLPGGQLSGIDLNGSRLTSHQFSAGREQQRQQGLLLSQYQYDEQGRLQAHSVSQRDKNLFQRRYAYDANGNLAGIDDSRKGNRSFHYDPLDRLISVRGATPESFAHDPAGNLLGQNDLPVANLANVKGNRLLMQGDRHYDYDAHGNLIRERRGAGQKLVTEYRYDAQHRLVGVILPGGGTASYKYDAFGRRIEKTVDGHTTEFLWQGERLIAESADNRYRSYIYEPGTFRPLAMLDGEGPRRATPFYYQLDHLGTPQELTDYSGEIMWSAKYRAYGNLAALDVAEIDNPLRFQGQYFDAETGLHYNRHRYYNPGTGRFLTPDPIKLAGGLNNYQYVPNPTGWVDPLGLNGCPGAGDGKPTKPSEPPSAKATVNEGSPPPPTPPQKDKWSREPKSIQDQMTLNAAKEGHGVMIIEGLNDPNFKGMDKWELKVKSKNGNDSVVHYVRDPETGNLMDFKFKKHSTDDIKPWGNDPSVPPGVFE